The Duganella sp. BuS-21 sequence CTTGCACCTGTTGAGCGGCCCACCGGGGGCGCCGTTGTCGCAGTGGCTGGCCGGCGCTTGCGCCGGCTTTTCTTTATTCCTGCCGCTGTATCTGCTGCGCGGCATGGCCGCAGGCGACGTCAAGCTGATGGCGATGGTCGGCGCGTTTGCCGGACCGTGGCAAGCGCTGGAGATCGCCGCGCTATCGACGTTGGTGGGCGGCGTGATGGCGCTGCTGATGCTGTCGTTCAGCGGCCGCTGGCGCGACGGCGTCCGCAATCTGTGCCGGATCGGCAAGCCGCTGTTGTTGCGTCTGCTGGGCATGCCGCTACTGCCGGTGCCGCTGTCGCGTACCGCCAGCGTGGGCGGCATTCCGTATGGCGTGGCGATCGCGCTCGGCACGCTTGGTGTTGTCGTTTGGAAGCATCATTGATCTGTGCTTGCTGCAAGTCAATGTCCCGTTGGAACGTCTGGCTAAACTTGATTCCACACCGAAATTATTTTCCTTGCGGAGATAACGATGCTAGCCCTTGAACCACCATCCCCCTACACGCAGCTGCTCGACGCCGAGCCGGAAGCGCTGCTGCCGCCGCAACCGAAATCGGTACGCGATACCGGCCTGCAGCAACAGCTCATCGTCGAACTGATCGCCAAGGCACTGTACCTCAACGGCCGCAGCCACCTGCCGGTACTGACTACCCGGCTGCACCTATCGATCAACGTGCTGCGCGAGGTGCTCGATTTTATGGTGGCCGAACATGTGGCCGAAGTGGCGTGGCGCGGCGAATCCGACATCGACGTGCAGTACCAGTTGACCGGCGCCGGCAAGCAGCGCGCCGCCAGCTGGCTGGAACGCTGCCCGTACACCGGTCCCGCGCCGGTGCGGCTGGAAGCGTGGCGGGCCATGGTGGAACGCCAGGCCGCGCCGGCGACGCTGCCGAGCGCCGATGAACTGGCGGTGGAATTTACCGACGACTTCCTGGCGGCGCCGGTGCAGCGCATGCTCGGCGCTGCCATGCACGCCGGCCGCAGCATGCTGCTGTACGGTCCCTCGGGCAGCGGCAAGTCGGCGCTGGCACGCCGGCTTGGAACGCTGTTGACAGGGCTGGTGGCGGTGCCGCATGCGGTGGTGGTGGGGCAGGATATCGTGCAGGTGTACGACCCCGCGCTGCACCGCGCACCCATGCCGCGCCAGGTGCGCCAGGTGCCCGAGCGGCGCAGCAACGATCCGCGCTGGGTGCTGTGCCAGCGACCGGTGGTGGTGCTCGACGCCTCCCTCGATGCGGACATGCTGGACCTGCAGCCGGATGCGGCCAACGGCTGCTATCGCGCGCCGCCGCAGCTGAAGGCCAACAACGGCCTGCTGATCGTCGACGATCTCGGGCGCCAGCGCATGTCCGCCGCCGAGCTGCTGAACCGCTTTGCCCAGGCGCAGGAGCTCGAGCACAGCGACTTGTCGCTGACCGGCGGCTATCACTTCCAGGCGCCTTGCCGCATGCGGCTGGTGTTCGTCAGCAGCCTGCCGCCATCGTCGCTGCTCGATGACGCCGCGCTGCGCCGCGTCGGTTACAAGATTCCGGTGGGCGCACTGAACGCCGCCAACTACCGCACCCTGGTGCGCCAGCAGTGCCTGAGCACCGGCGTGGCATATGACGAGGCGGCGTTGCGCTACCTGCTCGATGAACTGCACGCCGGCGCGGGCCTGCCGCTGCTGGCTTGCTATCCGCGCGAGATCGTTGCTCGCGTGGCCGATTTCGCCGGCTTCATGGGCGAGCCGGCGCGCATGTCGGTGGCGGCGCTGGATCAGGCCTGGAGCAGCATGTTCGCCGGCGCTGACGTTGAGCAGCGATTAGCATGAAGAACCGTCGTGCTCTGTCGATGATGGCATTGGCCGTCGTGTTCGGACTGGCGGCGGTGGCGCTGGCTTCGCGCTGGCTGCTGCGGCAGACGCCCGCTTCGTCGAACAAGATCGTGGTGGCGGCGACCGACGTCAACCTCGGTCAGCGTCTGACGACGGAGATGCTCAAGCAGATCGACTGGCCGGCCGAGAGCCTGCCGCGCGGCGCGCTGCGCGACGGCAGCAAGCTGGTCGGCCGCGTGCTGAAAACCAGCGTGCTGCGCGACGAGCCGCTGAGCGAAGCCAAGCTGGCGCCGGCCGGCACGCTGGGAGGACTGTCGGCACTGATCGCCGAGGGCAAGCGCGCCATCACCGTGCGCGTCAACGATGTGGTGGGCGTGGCCGGCTTTGCGCTGCCGGGGAATTTTGTCGACATCATCGTCAATACGCAATCCAACGACCGGGCGATTTCCAAGATTGTGCTGGAGCGGATCCTGGTGCTGGCCGTGGCGCAGGAAGTGGGGCGCGATGAGACCAAGCCGCGCGTGGTGAATGCGGTGACGCTGGAGGTGACGCCGGAGCAGGCCGAGAACCTGGACCTGGCGCGCAGCGTGGGCACCTTGTCGCTGGTGCTGCGTAATCAGGTCGATCCTCGGCCTGGCATCACCGACGGCGCCACCAAAGGGACGCTGCTCGGCGCGCACGAGGCTGCGGCTACGCCGGCCGTGCCGGCGGCCGAGCCGACGCCTGCGCCGCCGCGAGTGCGCGCGCAGCTTGCCGCCGCCGCGCCGCCTGCGCGGTCCTGCATCGGCGTGATAGCGGGCGCGCGTCGCACACAAGAATGCCTGTGAGCGCGCCATGGATCCCCGCCACCAAACCAAGGCGCTGCTCGCAGCGTTGACGCTGACGCCGACCCTGGCGTTGAGCGCTGCGCCGACGGTGCTGCCAACGCCACTGGTTGCAGGCGACAGCGCTGGCCTGCGCTGCAGCGGCCAGGCGGCGCAGCCGGGCAGCTTGCAGCTGCAGCTCGGGAAGTCCACCTTGGTGCGGATGCCGGAAGCGCTGCAGGCGCGCAGCGTCGGCAATCCGGCCGTGTTGCAGGCCATGCTGGTGGCGCCCGATACCCTGTACGTGGTGGGCGTGGACATCGGCAGCAGCAATATGATCTTGCAGGGCCGCAGCGGCTTGTGCAACGTGGTGGAGGTGGTGGTCGGCATCGACCCGAGTGCGCTGCAACAGGCGTTGGCCGCCTTGATGCCCGAACAGAAGCACATCCACGTGAGCGCAGCTGGCGACACGCTGGTCATCAGCGGCACCGTCGATGACGCGCCCACCGCCGCACGCGTGCTGGAACTTGCCGGCGCGTTCGTGCGCCGCGCCGCGCAACCGCTCGATAGCGGCGGCAAGGGCGCGGCTGCCGCTACGGGCGGCGCATCGGCGGCGCAGACCACACAATCCGCATCATCCACGCAGGCCAGCGCACGCATCGTCAACTTCCTCAACATCGGCGCACCGCAGCAGGTGATGCTGGAGGTGAAAATCGCCGAGGTCTCCAAATCCTTGCTGGACAAGCTGGAGGCGGGCGTCACCTTCAACTTCGGCGGCGGCAGCTGGGCCAGCACGCTGTCGTCCAACTTCGTCAGCGGCAGCTTGAAAAGCCTGCTCAGCATCGGCAACCGCGCCAGCATCGCCGCCAGCAAGCAGGATGGCCTGGTGCGCGTGCTGGCCGAGCCGACAGTGATGGCGATCAGCGGCCAGGAAGGCAGCTTCCTCGCGGGCGGGCGCATCTTCGTGCCGGTCGCGCAGGACAACAACAAGGTCACGCTGGAGGAGAAGGAATTCGGCGTCGGCCTGCGCTTCACGCCGACCGTGCTGGCCGGTGGCCGCATCAACCTGCGCGTGGCACCGGAAGTATCGGAAATCTCGCGCGAAGGCATCGGGATTTCGGCGGCCGGCATGTCCGGCGCCTCGGTGCTGCCGCTGATTACCACGCGCCGCGCCTCCACCACGGTGGAACTGTACGACGGTCAAAGCTTCGCCATCGGCGGCCTGATTAAAAACAACCACAGCTCCAGCATCAACGGCCTGCCCATCCTGGGCGAACTGCCGGTGCTGGGCGCGCTGTTCCGCAGCACAGACTTTCAGCAGGACCGCACCGAGCTGCTGTTTGTCGTCACTCCCCACCTGGTGCAACCGCTACCGGCCAACTACAAACTGCCGACCGACAGCGTTACCACGCCCAGCCGCGCCAGATTATTCCTCGGCGGCCGCATGGAAGGTGAGCCGGCGGACGGTGCGGAACGAAAATAGACTGGAAAATATCATGCGAAATATTTTGCTCCTGCTGGCGGCAGGCACGCTGACCGCCTGCGCTCCCGTCCTGGTCCAGACCACGCCCCAGTGGGACGCCCGCTTTGGCGTCGACACGCGCATGGTGCTGGCGCAGCAGATCATGCATCCCGAGGCTGCGCGCAACACCAATCCGGTATCCGGCATGGACGGCCGCAGCGCGCGCTCCGCCTACGAGCGCTATCAAAAAGCCGGCGGCGAACCGCAGCAGTCGTCGTTGATGGGAGGCGCAAAATGAAAGCGCTCATGATCAGCAAGGACAGCCTGCTGCACGCCGAACTCGCCGCGCAAGGATCTGCGCGCATGCCGGCGGTGCAGCTGGTGGCGTCGCGCAACGGCCTGCGTGACGCGGTCGAACGCCAGCTGCCGGAAAGCCCGGAGCTGGTGATACTGGATGCCAGCGACATCGCCGACGACGAGGGCGAAATGGTGGACCGCCTATGCAAGCAGTATCCGGGCGCTTCCTTCATGCTGCTGACGCGCGATCCGCAGCAGGACCTGCTGATCCGCGCCATGCGCGCCGGCATGCGCGAGGTGCTGCAGCTGCCGTTGGTGCACCGCGCCTTCCACGAGGCCATGGACCGCATCGAGGTGGCGGCCGGACTGAGTCCCGTCCGCGAAGGCAAGGTGCTGGCCTTCATCTCTTGCAAGGGCGGCAGCGGCGCCACCTTTCTGTCGACCAATTTCGGCTATGCGCTGGCGGCGCTGGCCGACCGCAAGGTGCTGCTGATCGACTTGCACGGCCAGTTCGGCGATGCCACGCTGTACGTCTCCGACCAGAAGCCGGCGATGACGCTGTCCGACATCTGCGCGCAGATCAGTCGCATGGACGGCGCCTTCCTCGATTCCTGCCTGGTGCACGTGGCCTCCAACTTCGGCGTGCTGGCGGCCGCCGATGATCCCAACCGCACCGTCGACATGAAGCCGGAGCATATGGACCTGATCCTGCGCATCGCGCGCCAGCATTACGACTTCGTGGTGTTGGACGTAGGCCGCCAGATCGACGCCATCTCGCTGCGCGCGCTGGACCAGGCGGACACCATCTACCCGGTGCTGCAACTGGCCTTGCCGGATATCCGCGACGGCCGTCGCCTGCTCGATATCTTCCGCTCGCTGGGCTATCCCAGCGAGCGCACGCGCCTGATCGTCAATCGCTACGAGAAGGGCGGCAAGCTGCGTCTGATGGACCTGGAACAGGCGCTGGGTGCGGACGTGGTGCACACGGTGCCCAACGATTATCTGTCGGCCACCGACTCGGTCAACCAAGGCATCCCCCTGCTGCAGCTGTCGCGCAGCAGCGCGGTGGCGCGCAGCCTGGCGGAGTTGGTGGAACTGGTGGCGGCCCGGCGCGTCCCGGAGAGCAAGGGACTGTTCGACCGTATCTTCGGCCGCAACGATGGAGGATAAAAATGAGCCTGCGCGAACGCCTGTCACTTGCCGATGATGGCCGCCACGGCGCCAATGGTCCACCGGGACTGGCGGCGGCGGCCTATCAGGAACTGAAAAAGAGCATGCACCAGACCATCCTGGACCGCATCGACCTTGAGCGCCTGAAGCGCCTGACGCCTGAGCAGTTCAAGCATGAGCTGGCGCTGCTGGTCCAGCGCATCATCGAGGAGGAGCGCATTGTGCTGAACCAGCACGAGCGCCACAACCTGGTACTCGACATCCAGCACGAGATGCTGGGCTTCGGCCCGCTGGAGCCGCTGCTGGCCGATCCCGGCGTGTCCGATATCCTGGTCAACACCGCCGCCAAGGTGTACGTGGAGCGCGCCGGCAAGCTGGAACTGACCGCCATCACCTTCAACGACAACGCGCACCTGATGAAGATCATCGAGAAGATCGTCTCGCGCGTGGGCCGGCGGGTGGATGAATCGAGCCCGATGGTCGATGCGCGCCTGCCCGACGGCTCGCGCGTGAACG is a genomic window containing:
- a CDS encoding type II and III secretion system protein family protein, producing MDPRHQTKALLAALTLTPTLALSAAPTVLPTPLVAGDSAGLRCSGQAAQPGSLQLQLGKSTLVRMPEALQARSVGNPAVLQAMLVAPDTLYVVGVDIGSSNMILQGRSGLCNVVEVVVGIDPSALQQALAALMPEQKHIHVSAAGDTLVISGTVDDAPTAARVLELAGAFVRRAAQPLDSGGKGAAAATGGASAAQTTQSASSTQASARIVNFLNIGAPQQVMLEVKIAEVSKSLLDKLEAGVTFNFGGGSWASTLSSNFVSGSLKSLLSIGNRASIAASKQDGLVRVLAEPTVMAISGQEGSFLAGGRIFVPVAQDNNKVTLEEKEFGVGLRFTPTVLAGGRINLRVAPEVSEISREGIGISAAGMSGASVLPLITTRRASTTVELYDGQSFAIGGLIKNNHSSSINGLPILGELPVLGALFRSTDFQQDRTELLFVVTPHLVQPLPANYKLPTDSVTTPSRARLFLGGRMEGEPADGAERK
- the cpaB gene encoding Flp pilus assembly protein CpaB, with the translated sequence MKNRRALSMMALAVVFGLAAVALASRWLLRQTPASSNKIVVAATDVNLGQRLTTEMLKQIDWPAESLPRGALRDGSKLVGRVLKTSVLRDEPLSEAKLAPAGTLGGLSALIAEGKRAITVRVNDVVGVAGFALPGNFVDIIVNTQSNDRAISKIVLERILVLAVAQEVGRDETKPRVVNAVTLEVTPEQAENLDLARSVGTLSLVLRNQVDPRPGITDGATKGTLLGAHEAAATPAVPAAEPTPAPPRVRAQLAAAAPPARSCIGVIAGARRTQECL
- a CDS encoding AAA family ATPase, producing the protein MKALMISKDSLLHAELAAQGSARMPAVQLVASRNGLRDAVERQLPESPELVILDASDIADDEGEMVDRLCKQYPGASFMLLTRDPQQDLLIRAMRAGMREVLQLPLVHRAFHEAMDRIEVAAGLSPVREGKVLAFISCKGGSGATFLSTNFGYALAALADRKVLLIDLHGQFGDATLYVSDQKPAMTLSDICAQISRMDGAFLDSCLVHVASNFGVLAAADDPNRTVDMKPEHMDLILRIARQHYDFVVLDVGRQIDAISLRALDQADTIYPVLQLALPDIRDGRRLLDIFRSLGYPSERTRLIVNRYEKGGKLRLMDLEQALGADVVHTVPNDYLSATDSVNQGIPLLQLSRSSAVARSLAELVELVAARRVPESKGLFDRIFGRNDGG
- a CDS encoding prepilin peptidase, whose protein sequence is MWNAIELMLICLVAQAALTDLALRKIPNVLILSGLMLALILHLLSGPPGAPLSQWLAGACAGFSLFLPLYLLRGMAAGDVKLMAMVGAFAGPWQALEIAALSTLVGGVMALLMLSFSGRWRDGVRNLCRIGKPLLLRLLGMPLLPVPLSRTASVGGIPYGVAIALGTLGVVVWKHH
- a CDS encoding ATP-binding protein gives rise to the protein MLALEPPSPYTQLLDAEPEALLPPQPKSVRDTGLQQQLIVELIAKALYLNGRSHLPVLTTRLHLSINVLREVLDFMVAEHVAEVAWRGESDIDVQYQLTGAGKQRAASWLERCPYTGPAPVRLEAWRAMVERQAAPATLPSADELAVEFTDDFLAAPVQRMLGAAMHAGRSMLLYGPSGSGKSALARRLGTLLTGLVAVPHAVVVGQDIVQVYDPALHRAPMPRQVRQVPERRSNDPRWVLCQRPVVVLDASLDADMLDLQPDAANGCYRAPPQLKANNGLLIVDDLGRQRMSAAELLNRFAQAQELEHSDLSLTGGYHFQAPCRMRLVFVSSLPPSSLLDDAALRRVGYKIPVGALNAANYRTLVRQQCLSTGVAYDEAALRYLLDELHAGAGLPLLACYPREIVARVADFAGFMGEPARMSVAALDQAWSSMFAGADVEQRLA